The following proteins are co-located in the Mesorhizobium australicum WSM2073 genome:
- a CDS encoding PhzF family phenazine biosynthesis protein — protein sequence MQTRNYLLYDVFTTERLAGNPLAVVLDCKGLDTAAMQAIAREFNLSESVFVLPPDNPKHRNRIRIFTPDYEMPFAGHPTVGSAIALAELAGEGGAGIFVLEENIGPVRCAVSTHDGATFAEFDLAKLPEPLKLEADPEAIGAALGLTPHEIGFENHRVAFWSAGVPYVTIPVANLEAAGRIRLDNQAWSELAPRKSEWAFASPYVYCRETVNHESAFHVRMIVPGTPSYEDPATGSAAAAFAGAIMHFDGPTDGVSQLWIEQGLEMGRPSRIRLELTVQGGKLASARIGGHAIKVAEGKLFA from the coding sequence ATGCAAACCCGGAATTACTTGCTTTACGATGTGTTTACGACCGAGCGACTGGCCGGCAACCCGCTGGCGGTGGTGTTGGATTGCAAAGGTCTGGACACGGCCGCGATGCAGGCCATCGCGCGCGAGTTCAACCTGTCCGAATCGGTTTTCGTGTTGCCGCCGGACAATCCCAAGCACCGCAACCGCATCCGCATCTTCACGCCCGATTATGAAATGCCATTCGCCGGCCATCCGACGGTGGGCTCGGCCATCGCGTTGGCCGAACTGGCGGGCGAGGGCGGCGCCGGCATCTTCGTGCTTGAAGAGAACATCGGCCCGGTGCGTTGCGCGGTCAGCACACACGATGGCGCCACCTTCGCCGAGTTCGACCTGGCGAAATTGCCGGAGCCGCTGAAGCTGGAGGCCGATCCGGAGGCGATCGGCGCCGCCCTTGGCCTGACACCGCACGAGATCGGCTTCGAGAATCACCGCGTCGCCTTCTGGTCGGCCGGCGTGCCTTATGTGACCATTCCGGTCGCCAATCTCGAAGCGGCGGGCCGCATCCGGCTGGACAACCAGGCATGGTCGGAACTGGCGCCGCGCAAGAGCGAATGGGCCTTCGCCAGCCCGTACGTCTATTGCCGCGAAACGGTGAACCACGAAAGCGCTTTCCATGTCCGCATGATCGTTCCCGGCACGCCTTCCTATGAGGACCCGGCGACCGGTTCGGCAGCGGCGGCCTTCGCCGGCGCCATCATGCATTTCGACGGTCCGACGGACGGGGTTTCGCAGCTATGGATCGAACAGGGACTGGAGATGGGCCGGCCGTCGCGCATCCGCCTCGAACTAACCGTGCAAGGCGGAAAACTGGCGTCCGCGCGCATTGGCGGGCATGCGATCAAGGTGGCGGAAGGCAAGCTTTTCGCCTGA
- the cobA gene encoding uroporphyrinogen-III C-methyltransferase, whose amino-acid sequence MSASTGNNGENATLEQALARLNFKPRPLEPGHVWLAGAGPGDPGCLTLEVLAALAEADALVYDALVSPDVVAVAGNAELFFAGKRGGKPSMKQDDITALLVRLAREGRRVIRLKGGDPYIFGRGGEEALALARENIPFRVLPGLTSGLSALAATGIPATMRGINKAVILATGHAAGTDDDLDWAAIARTGQPVVVYMGMANLPLIAAALLDGGLAPSTPAAVIVAATTPRERTVVATLATIAEAAAAAGLASPALIVVGGIVAMRAALAGGA is encoded by the coding sequence GTGAGCGCCAGCACTGGAAATAACGGCGAAAACGCCACACTCGAACAGGCGCTCGCACGGCTGAACTTCAAGCCGCGTCCGCTTGAGCCGGGGCATGTCTGGCTGGCCGGCGCCGGTCCCGGCGATCCCGGCTGCCTGACGCTGGAGGTGCTGGCGGCACTGGCCGAGGCGGATGCGCTGGTCTACGACGCGCTGGTTTCGCCCGATGTGGTTGCTGTTGCCGGAAATGCCGAGCTTTTCTTTGCGGGAAAACGCGGCGGCAAGCCCTCGATGAAGCAGGATGACATCACCGCTCTGCTGGTGCGGCTGGCGCGTGAAGGCCGCCGCGTCATCAGGCTGAAGGGCGGCGATCCCTATATTTTCGGCCGTGGCGGCGAAGAGGCGCTGGCGCTGGCGCGTGAGAACATCCCGTTCCGCGTCCTGCCAGGCCTCACCTCGGGTCTCAGCGCGCTCGCCGCCACCGGCATTCCCGCCACCATGCGCGGCATCAACAAGGCTGTCATTCTGGCGACCGGCCACGCCGCCGGCACCGATGACGATCTCGACTGGGCGGCGATCGCCCGCACCGGCCAGCCGGTCGTCGTCTACATGGGCATGGCCAATCTGCCTCTCATAGCAGCCGCCCTGCTCGACGGCGGACTGGCGCCATCGACACCGGCGGCCGTGATCGTCGCCGCGACGACGCCGCGGGAAAGGACCGTCGTCGCCACGCTCGCCACCATTGCCGAGGCAGCGGCGGCGGCCGGGCTCGCCTCGCCGGCATTGATCGTCGTCGGCGGCATCGTCGCCATGCGCGCGGCGCTGGCGGGCGGGGCATGA
- a CDS encoding cobyrinate a,c-diamide synthase, producing MTARAIIIGAPRSGSGKTSVTIGILRALTRRGLKVRGAKSGPDYIDPGFHTAATGLSGVNLDSWAMSPPLLNALAAQAADDTDFVILESAMGLFDGIPASPGRTGSAADLARLYGLPVLLVLDVSGQSTTAAAVAKGFATYDPDVRMAGVVLNRLGSERHRKLSGDAIEAIGLPVVGAILRDPSLNLPERHLGLVQAGEYDDLMAHLDRLADTAEKSLDLDAVMALATPFAPAAGSFADALRPPGQRIALAEDAAFTFLYPHVAAYWRKAGAEIVPFSPLADEAPDEDCDVCWLPGGYPELHAGKLTAAANFHAGMARFATTKPIHGECGGFMVLGEAMEDASGETHRMLGLLGHSTSFARRKMNLGYREARLRADCPLGSQGALIRGHEFHYAQMTATGNDEPLADLADGQGNPLGASGYRRGHVSGTFFHAIARS from the coding sequence ATGACGGCCCGGGCGATCATCATCGGCGCGCCGCGCTCTGGTTCGGGCAAGACCAGCGTCACCATCGGCATCCTGCGCGCACTCACCCGGCGTGGCCTGAAAGTGCGCGGCGCCAAGTCCGGCCCCGACTATATCGACCCCGGCTTCCATACCGCCGCCACCGGCCTGTCCGGCGTCAATCTCGACAGCTGGGCGATGTCGCCGCCGCTGCTCAATGCGCTGGCCGCACAAGCGGCCGACGACACCGATTTCGTCATCCTCGAAAGCGCCATGGGCCTGTTCGACGGCATCCCGGCCTCGCCTGGCCGCACCGGTTCGGCTGCCGATCTGGCCCGGCTCTACGGTCTGCCGGTGCTGCTGGTGCTCGACGTGTCAGGCCAGTCGACAACGGCGGCGGCCGTCGCCAAGGGTTTTGCCACGTACGACCCGGATGTGCGCATGGCCGGCGTCGTGCTCAACCGGCTGGGCAGCGAGCGCCATCGGAAGCTGTCCGGCGACGCCATCGAGGCGATCGGCCTGCCCGTCGTCGGCGCTATTTTGCGCGACCCCTCGCTCAATTTGCCCGAGCGCCATCTCGGCCTCGTCCAGGCCGGCGAATATGACGACCTGATGGCGCATCTCGACCGGCTCGCCGACACGGCGGAGAAGTCGCTCGACCTCGACGCGGTCATGGCCCTGGCAACGCCCTTCGCCCCGGCAGCAGGTTCCTTCGCCGACGCGCTGCGGCCGCCCGGTCAACGCATCGCGCTTGCCGAGGATGCCGCCTTCACCTTCCTCTACCCGCATGTCGCCGCCTATTGGCGCAAGGCCGGCGCGGAAATCGTCCCGTTCTCGCCGCTCGCCGACGAAGCGCCGGACGAGGATTGCGATGTTTGCTGGCTGCCCGGCGGCTATCCCGAGCTTCATGCCGGCAAACTCACGGCCGCCGCGAATTTCCATGCGGGGATGGCACGTTTCGCCACGACAAAGCCGATCCATGGCGAATGCGGCGGCTTCATGGTGCTTGGTGAAGCGATGGAGGATGCATCAGGCGAAACGCATCGCATGCTCGGCCTGCTCGGCCATTCCACCAGCTTCGCCAGGCGCAAGATGAATCTTGGCTACCGCGAGGCTCGGCTGCGTGCCGATTGCCCGCTGGGTTCGCAGGGCGCGCTGATCCGGGGTCACGAATTCCACTATGCGCAGATGACGGCCACCGGCAATGACGAGCCGCTGGCTGACCTTGCCGACGGCCAGGGCAATCCGCTCGGCGCCTCAGGCTACCGGCGTGGCCACGTCAGCGGCACCTTCTTTCATGCGATTGCGAGGAGCTAG
- the cobM gene encoding precorrin-4 C(11)-methyltransferase: MTVHFIGAGPGAADLITLRGARLLASCPVCLHAGSIVAPELLQHCAPGTKLVDTAPMSLDEIEAEYVAAQMAGHDVARLHSGDLSVWSAVAEQIRRLEKHGIPYTLTPGVPSFAAAAAALRRELTIPEVAQSLVLTRVSGRASKMPPGETLAGFGRTGATLAIHLAIHAIDRVVAELTPHYGGDCPVAIVFRASWPDQRVMTGTLESIEAQLAADPMERTAIIFVGRSLAAQDFGESSLYDAHYQRRFRGRDGL; the protein is encoded by the coding sequence ATGACCGTCCATTTCATCGGCGCCGGCCCAGGTGCGGCGGACCTCATCACGCTGCGTGGCGCAAGGCTCCTGGCGAGTTGCCCGGTCTGCCTCCACGCCGGCTCCATCGTCGCGCCGGAACTGCTGCAGCATTGCGCGCCGGGAACGAAGCTGGTCGACACCGCGCCGATGTCGCTCGACGAGATCGAGGCTGAATATGTGGCAGCCCAAATGGCCGGCCATGATGTTGCCCGCCTGCATTCCGGCGACCTGTCGGTGTGGAGTGCCGTGGCCGAGCAGATCCGCCGGCTGGAAAAGCATGGCATCCCCTACACGCTGACGCCGGGCGTCCCTTCCTTCGCGGCCGCCGCCGCCGCACTTCGCCGCGAGCTGACCATCCCCGAAGTCGCGCAAAGCCTGGTGCTGACCCGCGTTTCCGGACGTGCGTCGAAAATGCCGCCGGGCGAAACCCTGGCCGGCTTCGGCCGCACCGGCGCCACGCTGGCCATCCACCTTGCCATCCACGCCATCGACCGCGTCGTCGCCGAGCTGACGCCGCACTATGGCGGCGATTGCCCGGTGGCGATCGTCTTCCGCGCCTCCTGGCCGGACCAGCGCGTGATGACCGGCACGCTGGAATCCATCGAGGCACAACTGGCGGCCGATCCGATGGAGCGCACGGCCATCATCTTCGTCGGCCGCTCGCTGGCGGCACAAGATTTCGGCGAGAGTTCATTATACGACGCCCACTATCAGCGGCGTTTTCGCGGACGGGACGGATTGTGA
- a CDS encoding cobalt-precorrin-6A reductase yields MTHRILILGGTTEARQLAGRLAARAHCSVTLSLAGRTENPVAQGVPVRSGGFGGADGLVAYLRETGTGLLIDATHPYAARISANAAQAARATGVPILALRRPGWDVVQGDRWLEVDSVAGAARALGPAPRRVFLALGRQEVTAFEAAPQHHYLIRSVDPVEPKLVVPDADYLLARGPFGETDERVLLEKHRIDVVVSKNSGGTATYGKIAAARTLGIEVIMVRRPVLPDVPSAETVEALAAMVRHFVEPDAERGV; encoded by the coding sequence ATGACCCACCGCATTCTGATCCTCGGCGGCACCACCGAAGCCCGGCAACTGGCCGGAAGACTGGCGGCGCGCGCCCATTGCTCGGTCACGCTGTCGCTGGCCGGCCGTACGGAAAACCCCGTCGCGCAGGGCGTACCCGTGCGAAGTGGAGGGTTCGGCGGTGCCGACGGTTTGGTCGCTTATCTCAGGGAGACAGGCACTGGTCTGCTGATCGACGCCACGCATCCCTACGCGGCGCGTATCTCCGCCAATGCCGCGCAAGCGGCACGCGCCACTGGCGTGCCGATCCTTGCCTTGCGGCGTCCGGGCTGGGATGTCGTCCAGGGCGACCGCTGGCTTGAGGTGGACAGCGTTGCCGGGGCGGCACGGGCGCTTGGACCGGCGCCACGCCGTGTATTTCTGGCGCTGGGCCGGCAGGAGGTCACCGCCTTCGAGGCCGCACCCCAACACCACTACCTCATCCGCAGTGTCGATCCGGTCGAGCCGAAGCTGGTTGTGCCCGATGCCGACTATCTGCTGGCGCGCGGGCCGTTTGGCGAGACCGACGAGCGCGTGCTGCTCGAAAAGCATCGCATCGATGTCGTGGTGTCGAAGAACAGCGGCGGCACGGCGACATACGGGAAGATTGCCGCGGCGCGAACGCTCGGCATCGAGGTGATCATGGTGCGCAGGCCCGTCCTGCCGGATGTGCCCTCGGCTGAAACAGTCGAAGCGCTGGCCGCGATGGTCCGTCATTTCGTCGAGCCCGATGCCGAGCGCGGCGTGTAG
- a CDS encoding efflux RND transporter periplasmic adaptor subunit, which translates to MDQIVNLPKTESDSAIETALGLDQTGRRRTRRRGWLYALLTLIVLAAGLGLYQWYAGTPTRIDYTTVPAAKADLTVQVSATGTLQPLTQVDISSQLSGIIRSVAVNENQQVKKGDVLAALDTAKLQVQIERAEASAKGAAANVEDARVTLAENESALVRAAALTKRGMATDQSLEAATATRDRSKAALDSAEANLAIANADLKSQQTDLANSTIYAPIDGIVLTRSVDPGQTVASSLQAPVLFIIAADLRNMELVAAVDEADIGAVKSGQHARFTVDAFPERPFDAKIRDISYASVTTDGVVTYNARLEVDNNELLLRPGMTATVSVVTREAKDVLTVPSSAFRYRPAQQAARGWSLSDLFTGRMGRGNRQRPAAQTPTDGSRTLYVLENGRPHPVNVKIGSTDGELTEITSGLEEGAQIITASQSRS; encoded by the coding sequence GTGGACCAGATTGTCAATCTGCCAAAGACGGAATCGGATTCCGCCATCGAGACGGCGCTTGGGCTCGACCAGACCGGTCGACGCAGGACGCGCCGGCGTGGCTGGCTCTATGCGTTGCTGACCCTCATCGTGCTTGCCGCCGGCCTTGGCCTCTATCAATGGTATGCGGGCACGCCGACCAGGATTGACTACACCACGGTGCCGGCGGCCAAGGCCGACCTCACAGTCCAGGTGTCGGCGACAGGCACGCTGCAGCCGCTCACCCAGGTCGACATATCAAGTCAGCTTTCAGGCATCATACGCTCGGTCGCGGTCAACGAGAACCAGCAGGTGAAGAAAGGCGACGTGCTGGCGGCCCTCGACACCGCCAAGCTGCAGGTCCAGATCGAACGCGCCGAAGCGTCCGCCAAGGGAGCGGCCGCCAATGTGGAGGACGCCAGGGTGACGCTCGCCGAGAACGAGAGTGCGCTTGTCCGCGCCGCGGCCCTGACCAAGCGTGGCATGGCAACCGACCAGTCGCTCGAGGCGGCGACGGCGACGCGCGACCGTTCCAAGGCGGCACTCGATAGCGCCGAGGCCAATCTCGCCATCGCCAATGCCGATCTCAAGTCGCAGCAGACCGACCTTGCCAACAGCACCATCTACGCGCCGATCGACGGCATCGTGCTGACGCGTTCAGTCGACCCCGGCCAGACGGTCGCTTCCTCGCTGCAGGCGCCGGTGCTGTTCATCATCGCCGCCGATTTGAGGAACATGGAACTGGTGGCGGCGGTCGACGAAGCCGATATCGGCGCGGTCAAGTCAGGCCAGCATGCCCGTTTCACCGTCGACGCTTTCCCGGAGCGGCCGTTCGATGCCAAAATCCGCGACATCTCCTATGCCTCGGTCACGACGGACGGCGTCGTCACCTACAATGCGCGGCTCGAAGTCGACAACAACGAGTTGCTGCTGCGGCCCGGCATGACCGCCACCGTTTCTGTGGTCACGAGGGAAGCCAAGGACGTGCTAACCGTGCCCTCGTCCGCTTTCCGCTACCGCCCGGCACAGCAAGCGGCGCGCGGCTGGAGCCTGAGCGACCTGTTCACCGGCCGCATGGGCCGCGGCAATCGCCAGCGCCCGGCGGCACAGACCCCGACCGATGGTTCCCGCACGCTCTATGTGCTGGAGAACGGCCGCCCGCACCCGGTCAACGTCAAGATCGGTTCGACCGATGGTGAACTGACCGAGATCACCTCCGGCCTGGAGGAAGGCGCTCAGATCATCACCGCTTCGCAGTCGCGGAGCTGA
- a CDS encoding ABC transporter ATP-binding protein, which produces MAAGAPLITFDKVWKSYGQGEAKVHALAGVDLAIRRGEFVAIMGPSGSGKSTAMNIIGCLDTPTAGTYSFMGVDAGRLDRNRRAMLRNLYVGFVFQGYNLLARTTAAENVELPLIYRGVAARERRDLAMQALAEVGLVGREHHTPAELSGGQQQRVAIARAIVTRPTLLVADEPTGNLDTARTHEIMELLTRLNKELGLTVTMVTHEADVAEYAERTIRFLDGHVASDTMNMEMA; this is translated from the coding sequence GTGGCCGCGGGCGCCCCCCTCATCACCTTCGACAAGGTCTGGAAGAGCTACGGCCAGGGCGAAGCCAAGGTGCATGCGCTGGCCGGAGTCGACCTTGCCATCCGGCGCGGTGAATTCGTCGCCATCATGGGCCCATCGGGCTCCGGCAAGTCGACGGCGATGAACATCATCGGTTGCCTCGACACGCCGACGGCCGGAACCTATTCCTTCATGGGCGTCGATGCCGGCCGGCTCGACCGCAACCGCCGCGCCATGCTGCGCAACCTCTATGTCGGCTTCGTCTTCCAGGGCTACAATCTCTTGGCCCGCACCACCGCGGCCGAAAATGTGGAACTGCCGCTGATCTATCGTGGTGTCGCCGCCCGCGAGCGCCGCGACCTCGCCATGCAGGCGCTGGCCGAGGTCGGCCTTGTCGGCCGCGAGCATCACACGCCGGCCGAACTCTCCGGCGGCCAGCAGCAGCGCGTGGCGATCGCACGCGCCATCGTCACCAGGCCGACGCTGCTCGTCGCCGACGAGCCGACCGGCAATCTCGACACCGCACGCACGCATGAGATCATGGAGCTGCTGACGCGGCTGAACAAAGAGCTTGGCCTGACCGTCACCATGGTCACCCACGAAGCCGATGTCGCCGAATATGCCGAGCGTACCATCCGCTTCCTCGACGGCCATGTCGCCTCCGACACCATGAATATGGAGATGGCATGA
- the cobS gene encoding adenosylcobinamide-GDP ribazoletransferase, with translation MKLPKITLSPRQVLDDIALCLVFFTRLPLPVFDFRGRNLAAAIWAAPIAGLVVGLIGAIVFATAERFGLAIGPAAALALVATVVTTGCLHEDGLSDVADGFGGGKSRGRKLEIMRDSRIGAYGAMALALSLLIRWSALSQVVEPTQALFALVAAHAASRGVLGAFMHLLPPARSDGLSAGAGTVSLETAIAGAVLGAIPLLLLGLGGAIAALILLGLFFAAFHALCLNQIEGQTGDTVGALQQLSEIAVLLVASVALS, from the coding sequence ATGAAGCTCCCGAAAATCACCCTGTCGCCCCGGCAAGTCCTCGACGACATCGCGCTTTGCCTGGTCTTCTTCACCCGCCTGCCGCTGCCCGTGTTTGATTTTCGCGGCCGCAACCTCGCCGCCGCGATCTGGGCCGCCCCCATTGCCGGCCTTGTCGTCGGCCTGATCGGCGCCATCGTTTTTGCCACGGCGGAACGCTTTGGCCTTGCCATTGGGCCGGCGGCTGCCCTTGCCCTTGTTGCAACCGTGGTTACCACGGGGTGCCTGCACGAGGATGGATTGTCGGACGTTGCCGACGGCTTCGGCGGCGGCAAGTCGCGCGGCCGCAAGCTCGAGATCATGCGCGACAGCCGCATCGGCGCTTATGGCGCCATGGCGCTGGCGCTGTCGCTGCTGATCCGCTGGAGCGCGCTGTCGCAAGTGGTGGAACCCACACAGGCTCTGTTTGCGCTCGTGGCGGCGCACGCAGCCTCGCGTGGCGTGCTCGGCGCCTTCATGCATCTCTTGCCACCGGCGCGGTCCGACGGCCTGTCGGCTGGCGCCGGCACCGTTTCGCTCGAAACGGCAATAGCCGGAGCCGTGCTCGGCGCGATACCACTGCTCCTGCTCGGGCTTGGCGGCGCCATTGCCGCGCTCATCCTGCTCGGCCTGTTCTTTGCCGCCTTCCACGCCCTTTGCCTCAACCAGATCGAGGGCCAGACCGGCGACACCGTTGGCGCCTTGCAGCAGTTGAGCGAAATCGCGGTGCTTCTCGTCGCTTCCGTCGCCCTTTCCTGA
- a CDS encoding cobalamin biosynthesis protein codes for MMVAGIGSRRGVTVEDVLAAIETALEAHGLAMTALSALATAALKKDEDAIVAAGRKLNLPVIVVDDSALQAASPGTLSSSSLSRKLAGTPSVSEASALAVAGKSATLLGSRTVLGPVTCAIAISGDAP; via the coding sequence ATGATGGTCGCGGGCATCGGCAGCCGAAGGGGCGTCACCGTCGAGGACGTGCTCGCGGCCATAGAAACCGCGCTCGAAGCGCATGGCCTGGCGATGACGGCTCTTTCGGCACTGGCCACCGCTGCGCTCAAGAAGGATGAAGACGCCATCGTTGCCGCCGGTCGCAAGCTGAACCTCCCCGTCATTGTCGTTGATGACTCAGCCCTACAGGCCGCCTCGCCGGGTACGCTCAGCAGCTCCAGTCTCTCGCGGAAGCTGGCGGGCACGCCATCGGTCTCGGAAGCCTCCGCCCTTGCCGTCGCCGGCAAAAGCGCGACGCTGCTTGGGTCCCGCACCGTGCTCGGTCCGGTCACCTGCGCCATCGCCATCAGCGGAGACGCGCCATGA
- a CDS encoding bifunctional cobalt-precorrin-7 (C(5))-methyltransferase/cobalt-precorrin-6B (C(15))-methyltransferase, which produces MPAEGPRAAKPNPRWLTIVGIGEDGLAGLGDEAKRRIAEAEFIFGGKRHLALVASFAKGKPRPWPVPFDAGMADVLALAGRNVCVLASGDPFFHGVGATLARKVKPREMHVIPAPSALSLAAARLGWALQDIETVSLHGHPIDLIRPLLQPNARILALTSDGFAPAAVARLLAELDFGTSRLTVLEALGGPKETLRSARADAFDLENINPLNVLAIEIDSAPQARVLSLTAGLADHLFEHDGQITKREIRAITLSALAPRRGELLWDVGAGSGSIGIEWMLAHPSLRAIAIEADPARAARIGHNAVACGVPGLVIVEGSAPKALARLETPDAIFIGGGGSDAGVMNAAIRALRAGGRLVANAVTLEMEALLLAQHTKRGGDLTRIGISRASPVGSMQAWRPAMPVTQWSWVKP; this is translated from the coding sequence ATGCCTGCTGAGGGTCCGCGCGCCGCCAAGCCCAACCCGAGATGGCTCACAATCGTCGGCATCGGTGAGGACGGTTTAGCGGGTCTCGGCGACGAGGCCAAGCGGCGGATCGCCGAGGCGGAGTTCATCTTCGGCGGCAAGCGGCACCTGGCGCTCGTCGCTTCCTTCGCCAAGGGCAAGCCGCGTCCCTGGCCGGTTCCTTTCGATGCCGGGATGGCCGACGTCCTGGCGCTTGCCGGTAGGAACGTCTGCGTGCTCGCCTCCGGCGACCCGTTCTTCCACGGGGTCGGCGCCACCCTCGCCCGCAAGGTCAAGCCGCGCGAGATGCACGTCATACCAGCGCCGTCGGCGTTGTCGCTGGCCGCGGCGCGGCTTGGCTGGGCGCTACAGGATATCGAGACCGTCTCACTGCACGGCCACCCGATCGACCTGATCCGCCCACTGCTGCAGCCCAACGCCCGCATCCTGGCGCTGACATCCGATGGCTTCGCTCCGGCGGCGGTTGCCCGCCTGCTCGCCGAACTCGACTTCGGCACTTCGCGGCTGACGGTGCTGGAAGCGTTGGGCGGGCCGAAGGAGACGTTGCGCTCGGCTCGCGCCGATGCTTTCGACCTCGAAAACATCAATCCGCTCAATGTCCTGGCCATCGAAATTGATTCGGCCCCGCAGGCGCGCGTGCTGTCGCTCACGGCAGGCCTCGCCGACCATCTGTTTGAGCATGACGGCCAGATCACCAAGCGCGAAATCCGCGCTATCACCCTGTCGGCGCTGGCGCCGAGGCGGGGCGAATTGCTGTGGGATGTCGGCGCCGGCTCGGGCTCGATTGGCATCGAATGGATGCTCGCCCACCCTTCGCTGCGCGCCATCGCCATCGAGGCCGACCCGGCTCGCGCCGCCCGCATCGGCCACAACGCCGTTGCCTGCGGCGTTCCCGGCCTTGTCATTGTGGAAGGCAGCGCGCCCAAGGCCCTGGCCAGACTGGAGACACCTGATGCCATCTTCATCGGCGGCGGCGGCAGCGACGCCGGCGTCATGAATGCCGCCATCAGAGCCTTGCGCGCCGGCGGCCGTCTTGTCGCCAACGCGGTGACGTTGGAAATGGAAGCCCTGCTCCTCGCCCAGCACACAAAGCGCGGCGGCGACCTCACCCGCATCGGCATCTCCCGCGCTTCGCCGGTCGGCTCCATGCAGGCATGGCGGCCGGCCATGCCCGTCACGCAATGGAGCTGGGTGAAGCCATGA
- the cobT gene encoding nicotinate-nucleotide--dimethylbenzimidazole phosphoribosyltransferase, which translates to MPFKSLDELRAACLDLPAGSEVAASAVARRQDTLTKPQGSLGKLEAIAAWLARWQGRDMPRLDRVKVFVFAGNHGVTAQGVSAYPSEVTVQMVANFAGGGAAINQLARIAGAELDVIPLDLDHPTGDFTQVPAMDEKTFLAAVSAGYDAVTKNLDLVCFGEMGIGNTTPAAAISAALFGGGAEKWTGRGTGVDDAGLKRKVVAIESGLKRHAAALADPLAIAATLGGRELAAIFGATLAARRIGVPVLLDGFVCTAAAAPLAKLHPTGLAHTIAAHVSAESGHRGLLEALGLPPLLDLGMRLGEGSGACLAVNIVRSALECHARMASFAEAGVSEK; encoded by the coding sequence ATGCCCTTCAAATCCCTCGATGAACTGCGCGCCGCCTGCCTCGACCTGCCTGCCGGCAGCGAAGTGGCCGCCAGTGCCGTCGCTCGCCGCCAGGACACGCTGACCAAGCCGCAAGGCAGCCTCGGCAAACTCGAAGCGATCGCCGCCTGGCTGGCGCGCTGGCAAGGCCGCGACATGCCAAGGCTCGACCGCGTGAAAGTCTTCGTCTTCGCCGGCAACCACGGCGTCACCGCGCAGGGCGTGTCGGCCTACCCCTCCGAAGTCACCGTGCAGATGGTGGCGAATTTTGCCGGCGGGGGGGCCGCCATCAACCAGCTCGCACGCATCGCCGGCGCGGAACTCGACGTCATCCCGCTCGATCTCGACCATCCCACCGGTGACTTCACGCAAGTGCCGGCAATGGATGAGAAGACCTTCCTCGCCGCTGTCTCGGCGGGCTATGACGCCGTGACGAAAAACCTCGACCTGGTCTGCTTTGGCGAAATGGGCATCGGCAACACCACGCCGGCCGCCGCGATTTCGGCTGCCTTGTTCGGCGGTGGCGCCGAAAAATGGACCGGGCGCGGCACCGGCGTCGACGATGCCGGCCTCAAGCGCAAGGTGGTTGCCATCGAATCGGGCTTGAAGCGCCATGCCGCCGCCCTCGCCGATCCGCTGGCGATCGCCGCCACCCTTGGTGGACGCGAGCTCGCCGCCATCTTCGGTGCGACGCTCGCCGCGCGTCGCATCGGCGTACCGGTCCTGCTAGACGGCTTTGTCTGCACCGCCGCCGCAGCACCCCTGGCGAAACTGCATCCAACCGGCCTTGCTCATACGATCGCGGCGCACGTCTCGGCTGAATCGGGCCATCGTGGCCTGCTCGAAGCGCTCGGCCTGCCGCCGCTGCTCGATCTCGGCATGCGGCTCGGCGAAGGTTCCGGCGCCTGCCTTGCCGTCAACATCGTCCGCTCGGCGCTGGAGTGCCATGCCCGCATGGCAAGCTTTGCCGAGGCCGGCGTGTCGGAGAAGTAG